agaacatgaaaaggtggaagtatgcataccaacaggaagagtctaatcaattgagatgagctatcatcagcaggaggaaaaaaaactttttgaagtgataattaagatggcccatagaaggtgtgaggagaacttaacatagggaaatagattcaattagtataatgacccaaccattcccagtctctgtttaggccacagttaattgtacctagtttgcatattatttcgagttcagcagtttcttgatTATTCAATCATAaaggacattatttttattcatcaaacaaactaaagaaactaaaacttaactaaactattttttaaaattaacaacTAAACTGTACTTAAAAAGGTAAACttaaaaaacttaaaaaatgAGACACAAAATACCAAATTTTTGCTGTAGTGATAACCAGGTGTATACAAAGATACAGTCAATTTTCATGATCTTTAACCAGATAATGAGCTAAACCAAATTGATGAAAACAGATTAACCCCGAAGCAACCCGACTTCAGCTTCCAACTCATCCAAGGACACTTTACATTTGTTGGCAATGATTCTCATATCATCCCTTCCAATGTCTAAGCTCGGCAGTTTTCCCATTGCAGTCACAATTTTACAAGTCTCCTCTTCAAATCGCTGGTCAATGCTGGTAATCATTGAGTCTAGCAGTGGGTAAAATGAAGTTATTCTCTCCTGCTCCTCTTTTGTATCAAAGTGATGCTGGGACTCAAACACGTGATCAAAACGAGTGGACATTTTTCGCCTCTTAACTGGGGGAATCAATATATCATTCCTTACACACATTTTCACACTGTCATTGAAAATAGATTGAAAATATTCTGGGCCACTTTTCATCGCAGCCAAAGAGTTACGCAAGCTTTTTCCCCCTCTTATTGCAGTAAGTAAGTTGTCATTGCAGGAAGGGAGTGTTGGAGGTCTGGAGCGTGAAGAGCCTTGTTAGTGAATTTTGTGCCTTACACAATGTCAGCTGTGTGTGGTTTCAGAAGCTGTACACACTCCTCACAGACAGTGAACTACTGTATAGGAAGATTTAGAGGAAATCTTCTCCATTACCGCATGTTGCACAGGACTCCCCTCCATGAAGGCATAAAGAGTCTGAAtaacaccaaaaaaatcaaagacagttctgttttgtttacttgaagTGCATGCATCTACTAGAATGAGGTTCAAACAATGCGCATACAAGTGGACCTAGAGACAGACATCACTGATGACCAGTCAATATACAGAGAGTGAACATTTAGTCAACACCCTGGAGAAAAACACCTTCATACTGTGTGTATCAGTGCTGAACATGAGAGAGTGACAGAGCTGTCAACATCCTCACTTTCCTGGAAGATGTGTTCCATGGACACAGCAGAGGACCATAAAGACCGTCTCAGTAACTCCATGCAGAtcatctccttttctttttcacattagtgctgagattttcaatgggagatttcaatttaattttaatgggGGCTGATTGCTTAAATCACccaggcagctttgaaaacctcAGGCTAAGTTATTCTCTAGGAGTCTCTACATGTTTTGGTGAAAGCCATATATTTACTGACTGCTTTGCACAAGGCTTCCTTGACTTccctgtttctcaggctgtagatgagagGGTTTACCAGGGGAGTCAGGACCGTGTAGCAAAGAGAGACCACTTTGTTCAGGTCTCTCAGTGTATCATGTTTCGGTAGCAGGTACACAATCATTATGGATCCATAGAAAATTGTTaccacaatgaggtgagaggagcaggtggaaaaggccttttgtttcccggtggtggaagggattctcaggatggtggcAATGATGCACACATAGGATGTCAGGGTTAGTAAGAATGGAGGCAGGGTGAATATGGAGGCTATTATGAAAGCCAGCAATATGACCTGGTGAgtgtcactgcaggagagttCCATCAGTGGGATGACATCACAatagaaatggtcaatttcatttgGGCCACAGAATATTAACTGTGATAGAAATAAGACAAAGGTGGCAGTAGCCAAACAACCATTTAACCATGACCCAGCAGCCAACTGGAGGCAAACCCTGTTATTCATAAGAGTTGAATAGTGCAGGGGTTTACATAttgctaaataccgatcataagacatcgcTGCTAGGAGATAGCATTCAGCACATGCCAGAGAACCAAAGAAATACTGTTGTGTGAAGCAGCCAGTGACTGAGatggttctgtccccagtcaggagactggccaggaacctgggcaggatggttgaggtgtagcaggtctccaagcaggacaagttgcccaggaagaagtacatgggggtgtgaaggtgctggCCAGCCACAATGAGCACCATGATGAGGGTGTTCCCAGCCACGGTTGCCATGTAGATCACTTGGAACaacaggaagagaagaatttgCAGGTCAGGGAGATCCCCGAATCCCAGAATGATGAATTCTGTGATGGCCGTTTGGTTTCCccagtctctgtctgccatggttTGAGTCCAGGAACAATAGAACACCCTGTGCAATTGAACTGGAAGAACATAGACTTA
The Mauremys reevesii isolate NIE-2019 linkage group 15, ASM1616193v1, whole genome shotgun sequence DNA segment above includes these coding regions:
- the LOC120383077 gene encoding olfactory receptor 6N1-like; this encodes MADRDWGNQTAITEFIILGFGDLPDLQILLFLLFQVIYMATVAGNTLIMVLIVAGQHLHTPMYFFLGNLSCLETCYTSTILPRFLASLLTGDRTISVTGCFTQQYFFGSLACAECYLLAAMSYDRYLAICKPLHYSTLMNNRVCLQLAAGSWLNGCLATATFVLFLSQLIFCGPNEIDHFYCDVIPLMELSCSDTHQVILLAFIIASIFTLPPFLLTLTSYVCIIATILRIPSTTGKQKAFSTCSSHLIVVTIFYGSIMIVYLLPKHDTLRDLNKVVSLCYTVLTPLVNPLIYSLRNREVKEALCKAVSKYMAFTKTCRDS